A window of the Nitrospiraceae bacterium genome harbors these coding sequences:
- a CDS encoding DUF2283 domain-containing protein, whose amino-acid sequence MDKIKVIHDTVGHTLTVWLDDPAREHVCEETNEEVILMKDKAGHVIGFEKLHYTPSNSQKALAVETVVQTGP is encoded by the coding sequence ATGGACAAGATCAAAGTAATTCATGACACAGTGGGCCATACCTTAACGGTATGGTTAGATGATCCTGCCCGAGAGCATGTCTGCGAAGAAACGAATGAAGAAGTCATTCTCATGAAGGATAAAGCCGGTCACGTGATCGGATTTGAAAAACTCCATTACACACCTTCCAACTCACAGAAAGCACTGGCCGTCGAAACCGTGGTTCAGACCGGGCCTTAA